The window GGGCCGGGCATCGGCCAGCATCACGGGATGCCCGGCTGCGGCGGCCACCTGCGCGATGCCACGCCCCATGGCTCCCGCGCCCACCACGCCGACCATCGTTGCAGTCGAAAGCATTGGGTCAGTGCCCCGTGAAGCGCGGGGCGCGCTTCTCGAGAAAGGCGTGCACACCCTCGGCATAGTCCGCCGTGCGCCCGGCCTCGCGCTGCAACTGCTCCTCGTACGCCAGCTGCCCATCGAGGTCGACGCCCAGCGACTGATTGAAGGCGCGCTTGATGAGGCCCAGCGCGCGCGTCGGCTGCGTGGCGAGATGCGCGGCGGTGGCGAAGGCGGTCTCGACCAGCGCCTCGGGGGCGACAACCTGGTAGACGAGCCCCAGTTCCTTCGCCTGGTCGGCCGTCACCTTCTCGGCGAGCATGGTCAGCACCGTGGCGCGATGCAGGCCGACGAGGCGCGGGAGGATGAACGTGCCGCCGCTGTCCGGGATGACGCCGATCTTCGCGAACGACTGGACGAAGGTCGCGCTCGACGACGCGAAGACGATGTCGCAGGCGAGCGCCAGGTTGGCGCCGGCGCCCGCCGCCACCCCGTTAACCGCGCAGACCACCGGCTTCTCGAGATGCCGAACGCCGCTCACCACCGGATTCCAGCTCTCGCGCACGAAATCGCCGAGGTCGGGAAGCGTGTCGCCAGCGGGCATGGCCTCGGCGAGATCCTGGCCGGCGCAGAATCCGCGCCCGGCGCCCGTGAGCAGCACGGCGCGCACGGTGTCCTCGCCAGCCGCCTGATGCAATGCCTGCACCAGGTCGCGCGCCAGTTCGCGCGTGACGCTGTTCAGCACGTCCGGGCGATTAAGCGTCAGACGAAGGACGCCGGCTTCGAGGGTGACAATCAGGGGGGGCATTCGGGGCGGCAGACGGGGGACGGAAGACGGGGGACGGAAGACACGTGCCATCAGGCGCCGTCCGGAGAAGCGCGACGGCGCCCTGCAGAGAGTCCGTACAATAATGCCCTGTCGTTGCCGCTTCCGGCCACCCGTCGCGGGGAAGATATTCCACCCCATGGCCGCCAAGACTGCAGCGACGCCCGACCCGCGGTTCGACTGGGAACGCATCGCGCGTACCGCGCTTGCCTCGCGGATCCTCGATGACCTCGAAGAACTGCTCAACCGAAGCAAGGCGACGACTCCCAAGGAGCACGT is drawn from Gemmatimonadaceae bacterium and contains these coding sequences:
- the paaG gene encoding 2-(1,2-epoxy-1,2-dihydrophenyl)acetyl-CoA isomerase PaaG — its product is MPPLIVTLEAGVLRLTLNRPDVLNSVTRELARDLVQALHQAAGEDTVRAVLLTGAGRGFCAGQDLAEAMPAGDTLPDLGDFVRESWNPVVSGVRHLEKPVVCAVNGVAAGAGANLALACDIVFASSSATFVQSFAKIGVIPDSGGTFILPRLVGLHRATVLTMLAEKVTADQAKELGLVYQVVAPEALVETAFATAAHLATQPTRALGLIKRAFNQSLGVDLDGQLAYEEQLQREAGRTADYAEGVHAFLEKRAPRFTGH